From Pseudomonas sp. StFLB209, a single genomic window includes:
- the murG gene encoding undecaprenyldiphospho-muramoylpentapeptide beta-N-acetylglucosaminyltransferase, whose protein sequence is MDANVLIMAGGTGGHVFPALACAREFQNRGYKVHWLGTPRGIENELVPQAGLTLHRIDASGLRGKGKLSLLKAPLMLLKALLQARKVMRQLKPAFVVGFGGYVTGPGGLAAKMAGVPLIIHEQNAVAGTANRSLASFASRICEAFPDTFGASDKRRTTGNPVRVELFFETPRQPLAGRKARLLVLGGSLGAEPLNKLLPEALALLAPELRPEVFHQTGRQHDQITTERYRNAGVEAQVAPFIQDMAQAYAWADLVVCRAGALTISELAAAGLPSLLIPLPHAIDDHQSRNADYLAREGAAFVMPQATTGAADMASRLKEVLMQPEQLNSMARTARRLARPDATRTVVDTCVEVARG, encoded by the coding sequence ATCATGGCTGGCGGCACCGGCGGGCACGTGTTCCCGGCGCTGGCCTGCGCCCGTGAGTTCCAGAACCGTGGCTACAAGGTCCATTGGCTGGGTACCCCACGCGGCATTGAAAACGAACTGGTGCCGCAAGCCGGCCTGACGCTGCATCGTATCGATGCCAGTGGCCTGCGTGGCAAGGGCAAGCTGTCGCTGCTCAAGGCGCCGTTGATGTTGCTCAAGGCGCTGCTGCAGGCGCGCAAGGTGATGCGTCAGCTCAAGCCTGCCTTCGTGGTCGGCTTCGGCGGTTATGTCACAGGGCCCGGTGGTCTGGCCGCGAAAATGGCCGGTGTGCCATTGATCATTCACGAGCAGAACGCCGTGGCCGGTACTGCCAACCGCAGTCTGGCGTCCTTTGCCAGCCGGATCTGCGAAGCATTCCCGGACACTTTCGGGGCTTCGGACAAGCGTCGCACTACCGGCAACCCGGTACGGGTCGAGCTGTTCTTTGAAACCCCGCGCCAGCCGCTGGCTGGTCGCAAGGCACGCCTGCTGGTGCTGGGCGGCAGCCTCGGTGCTGAACCGTTGAACAAGCTGCTGCCCGAAGCGCTGGCCCTGCTGGCGCCAGAGCTGCGCCCCGAGGTCTTCCACCAGACCGGCAGGCAGCACGACCAGATCACCACCGAACGTTACCGCAACGCCGGTGTAGAGGCGCAGGTTGCGCCGTTCATCCAGGACATGGCGCAGGCTTATGCCTGGGCCGACCTGGTGGTGTGCCGCGCAGGCGCGTTGACCATCAGTGAGCTGGCCGCCGCCGGGCTGCCGTCGCTGCTGATTCCGTTGCCCCACGCGATCGACGACCACCAGTCCCGCAACGCTGATTATCTGGCCCGCGAAGGCGCTGCCTTCGTCATGCCGCAAGCGACAACTGGCGCCGCCGATATGGCCAGCCGCCTGAAAGAGGTTCTGATGCAACCCGAACAATTGAACAGCATGGCCCGCACCGCTCGCCGTCTGGCCAGGCCTGATGCCACCCGTACCGTTGTCGATACCTGTGTGGAGGTGGCCCGTGGTTGA
- the murC gene encoding UDP-N-acetylmuramate--L-alanine ligase, whose translation MPQPEMRRIRRIHFVGIGGVGMCGIAEVLLNLGYEVSGSDLKGSAVTERLKAFGAQIFIGHQAENTVGADVLVVSSAVNTSNPEVATALERRIPVVPRAEMLAELMRYRHGIAVAGTHGKTTTTSLLASVFAAGGLDPTFVIGGRLNAAGTNAQLGTSRYLIAEADESDASFLHLQPLVAVVTNIDADHMATYEGDFNKLKKTFVEFLHNLPFYGLAVMCVDDPVVREILPQVKRPTVTYGFSETADVRAINVRQEGMRTFFTVLRRDREPLDVSVNMPGNHNVLNSLATIAIASDEGISDEAIIQGLSGFQGVGRRFQVYGELPVEGGHVMLVDDYGHHPREVAAVINAVRGGWPERRLVMVYQPHRFSRTRDLYDDFVQVLAESNVLLLMEVYPAGEEPIPGADSRNLCHSIRQRGQLDPIYIERGAELAPLVKPLLRAGDILLCQGAGDIGGLAPQLLKSPLFAGAVVAPTEGKLK comes from the coding sequence ATGCCGCAACCGGAAATGCGCCGTATCCGCCGCATCCACTTCGTCGGTATCGGCGGTGTAGGCATGTGCGGCATTGCCGAAGTGCTGCTGAACCTCGGTTATGAAGTGTCCGGTTCCGACCTAAAGGGCTCGGCGGTGACCGAGCGCCTGAAGGCGTTCGGCGCGCAGATCTTCATTGGCCACCAGGCAGAAAACACGGTCGGCGCCGATGTGCTGGTCGTCTCAAGCGCCGTGAACACCTCCAACCCGGAGGTCGCCACCGCCCTGGAGCGGCGTATTCCTGTGGTGCCGCGTGCCGAGATGCTGGCTGAGCTGATGCGCTACCGGCACGGTATTGCCGTTGCAGGCACCCATGGCAAGACCACCACCACCAGCCTGCTGGCTTCGGTGTTTGCAGCAGGCGGCCTGGACCCGACATTTGTCATCGGTGGCCGTCTCAACGCCGCCGGCACCAACGCTCAACTGGGCACCAGCCGGTATCTGATTGCAGAGGCCGATGAGAGCGACGCCAGCTTCCTGCACTTGCAACCGCTGGTCGCTGTGGTCACCAATATCGATGCCGATCATATGGCGACCTATGAGGGTGACTTCAACAAGCTGAAGAAGACCTTCGTCGAGTTCCTGCACAACCTTCCGTTCTACGGTCTGGCAGTGATGTGTGTTGACGACCCTGTGGTGCGCGAGATTCTGCCGCAGGTCAAACGCCCGACCGTCACCTATGGCTTCAGCGAGACCGCTGACGTGCGTGCGATCAATGTCCGTCAGGAAGGTATGCGTACGTTCTTCACCGTGCTGCGCCGTGATCGTGAACCGCTGGATGTCTCGGTGAACATGCCGGGCAACCACAACGTGCTCAACTCGCTGGCAACCATCGCCATTGCCTCCGATGAAGGCATCAGTGACGAAGCGATCATCCAGGGCCTGTCGGGCTTTCAGGGAGTCGGCCGGCGCTTCCAGGTCTATGGCGAACTGCCGGTTGAAGGCGGTCATGTGATGCTGGTCGACGACTATGGTCACCACCCGCGTGAAGTCGCGGCGGTGATCAATGCTGTGCGTGGCGGCTGGCCGGAGCGGCGCCTGGTGATGGTCTATCAACCGCACCGTTTCAGCCGCACCCGTGACCTGTATGACGATTTCGTCCAGGTACTGGCCGAATCCAATGTGTTGTTGTTGATGGAAGTCTACCCGGCCGGTGAAGAGCCGATTCCGGGGGCCGACAGCCGCAACCTGTGCCACAGCATTCGCCAGCGCGGTCAACTCGACCCGATCTACATCGAGCGCGGTGCCGAACTCGCCCCGCTGGTCAAGCCGCTGCTGCGCGCCGGTGACATCCTGCTGTGCCAGGGCGCTGGTGATATCGGTGGGCTGGCCCCGCAACTGCTCAAGAGCCCGCTGTTCGCCGGGGCTGTGGTGGCGCCGACTGAAGGGAAGCTCAAATGA
- a CDS encoding D-alanine--D-alanine ligase, giving the protein MTALNASNLHSSLAPQKFGRVAVLFGGKSAEREVSLKSGRAVLGALQSAGVDAFGIDVGDDLLQRLGSEKIDRAFIVLHGRGGEDGSMQGLLECLGIPYTGSGVLASALAMDKLRTKQIWQSLGLPTPLHRVLASEDDCIFTATELGLPLIVKPAHEGSSIGMAKVSSVEELVAAWKVASTYDSQVMVEQWIEGPEFTVACLRGQVLPPIGLGTSHSFYDYEAKYLADDTQYRIPSGLSEAKEHELRDLTVRACAAVGVSGWARTDVMQDAQGKFWLLEVNTVPGMTDHSLVPMAAAAAGLDFQQLVLAILADSVQERG; this is encoded by the coding sequence ATGACAGCCCTGAATGCATCCAACTTGCACTCCAGCCTGGCGCCGCAGAAGTTCGGCCGGGTGGCGGTGCTGTTCGGCGGCAAGAGCGCCGAGCGCGAGGTCTCGCTCAAGTCCGGGCGAGCCGTGCTCGGTGCCTTGCAGAGCGCTGGTGTGGATGCCTTCGGGATTGATGTCGGCGACGACCTGCTGCAGCGTCTGGGCAGCGAGAAGATCGATCGTGCGTTTATTGTGCTGCATGGTCGCGGCGGTGAAGACGGCAGCATGCAGGGCCTTCTGGAGTGCCTGGGCATCCCTTATACCGGCAGTGGCGTGCTGGCCTCGGCACTGGCGATGGACAAGCTGCGCACCAAGCAGATCTGGCAAAGCCTCGGCTTGCCGACACCCTTGCACCGCGTACTGGCCAGCGAAGATGACTGTATTTTTACAGCGACGGAACTGGGCCTGCCTTTGATCGTCAAACCGGCCCATGAGGGTTCCAGTATTGGTATGGCGAAAGTGAGCAGTGTCGAAGAGTTGGTCGCTGCCTGGAAAGTTGCCAGTACCTATGATTCACAAGTTATGGTCGAGCAATGGATCGAAGGTCCGGAGTTCACCGTTGCTTGTCTGCGTGGCCAGGTTCTGCCGCCAATTGGCCTGGGCACATCGCACAGTTTCTATGATTACGAAGCCAAGTATCTGGCTGACGATACTCAATACCGGATTCCGTCCGGGCTCAGTGAAGCTAAAGAGCATGAACTGCGCGACCTTACTGTGCGCGCTTGCGCGGCCGTGGGTGTCAGTGGCTGGGCCCGTACCGACGTGATGCAAGACGCCCAGGGCAAGTTCTGGCTGCTTGAAGTCAATACCGTCCCCGGCATGACTGACCACAGCCTGGTGCCGATGGCGGCAGCAGCGGCAGGCCTGGATTTCCAGCAACTGGTGTTGGCGATTCTTGCCGACAGCGTTCAGGAACGAGGTTAA